In the Candidatus Firestonebacteria bacterium RIFOXYD2_FULL_39_29 genome, one interval contains:
- a CDS encoding AmmeMemoRadiSam system radical SAM enzyme, whose amino-acid sequence MKTALYWEKSGDKVRCLLCPHYCLISEGENGLCKIRNNIGGTLVTTIFGEVTSTAIDPIEKKPLYHYLPGSMIFSAGTNGCNLACQFCQNWEISQTPDSGRQKMSSDEIIKAALNAKSFGVAYTYNEPFIWFEFVLETAKKARKAGLKNVLVTNGYINNDPLMELLPYIDAMNIDLKAFKQVFYRDICKGDVETVKSTIIKSFEKCHIELTNLLIPSQNDTEEELNAMANWVADISPDIPFHLSRYFAQYQMKSSPTSIVALEKAREILSKTVNYVYIGNANVKDGSTTKCYKCKNLLVTRTGYSISNIKIVNGKCGYCGNSIYGTF is encoded by the coding sequence ATGAAGACCGCGCTATATTGGGAAAAATCAGGTGACAAAGTACGTTGTCTTCTATGTCCGCATTATTGCCTTATTTCTGAAGGAGAAAATGGGCTTTGTAAAATTAGAAATAACATTGGCGGAACGTTAGTTACAACTATATTTGGAGAAGTAACTTCAACAGCTATAGATCCTATAGAAAAGAAACCGCTTTATCATTATCTCCCCGGGTCTATGATTTTTTCTGCAGGTACAAATGGATGTAATCTTGCTTGCCAATTTTGTCAGAATTGGGAGATTTCTCAAACTCCGGATTCAGGCAGACAAAAAATGTCAAGCGATGAAATCATTAAAGCAGCTCTAAATGCAAAATCTTTTGGAGTAGCCTACACTTATAATGAGCCTTTTATTTGGTTTGAGTTTGTGCTGGAAACGGCTAAAAAAGCTAGAAAAGCAGGACTAAAGAATGTATTAGTAACCAACGGTTATATAAACAATGATCCTCTAATGGAATTATTACCTTATATAGATGCAATGAACATAGATTTAAAGGCTTTTAAACAAGTGTTTTATCGGGATATTTGTAAAGGTGATGTTGAAACTGTCAAAAGTACTATAATAAAATCTTTTGAAAAATGCCATATTGAGCTGACAAATTTGCTTATTCCTTCACAAAATGACACAGAAGAAGAGCTGAATGCTATGGCAAATTGGGTTGCTGATATTTCACCGGATATACCCTTTCATCTTTCAAGATATTTTGCTCAATATCAGATGAAAAGCAGTCCAACTTCTATAGTTGCACTTGAAAAAGCAAGAGAAATACTATCAAAAACAGTTAATTATGTCTATATTGGCAATGCAAATGTAAAAGATGGCAGCACAACAAAATGTTATAAATGTAAAAATCTTCTTGTTACTCGCACTGGATACAGTATCTCGAATATTAAAATAGTGAACGGTAAATGCGGATACTGTGGAAATTCTATATATGGAACTTTTTAA
- a CDS encoding shikimate dehydrogenase, with protein MLKNKIKLTGVFGCPIKHTLSPIMHNAAFKASGLNYIYLPFEVKPKECAGLIILLPKLGFKGVNITVPLKQTAYRSVDFLTSSAKMSRSVNTIKVKNGKLYGTSTDGEGLFQSLKHDAGFNIKGKNIIILGAGGAGRSVAVYLAVKGANRVIVANRTKKKSLQAIKLINTYAPKTEAISVPLEEKCIKRFSLTSDLIINATSLGLNKNDKPAIGSKAFRKDIIFYDMIYNPGFTSTMKAAKRAGARVYNGLGMLLYQGAISWAFWTGKKAPILVMKKALVKANLKNEIKI; from the coding sequence ATGTTGAAAAACAAAATTAAACTTACGGGGGTTTTTGGTTGTCCGATCAAGCATACGCTCTCTCCGATTATGCATAATGCTGCTTTTAAAGCATCGGGGCTGAATTATATCTACCTGCCCTTTGAAGTAAAACCAAAAGAATGTGCCGGACTTATTATATTGCTGCCTAAACTGGGATTTAAAGGGGTTAACATAACGGTTCCTCTCAAACAAACAGCTTATCGTTCTGTAGATTTTCTAACGAGTAGTGCGAAAATGTCAAGATCCGTTAATACGATAAAGGTAAAAAACGGGAAACTCTACGGTACCAGCACAGACGGTGAAGGTTTGTTTCAAAGTCTAAAACATGATGCGGGATTTAATATTAAGGGGAAAAATATAATCATTCTAGGAGCCGGAGGAGCCGGAAGATCAGTTGCAGTTTATCTTGCAGTCAAAGGTGCGAATCGTGTAATCGTTGCAAATAGGACAAAAAAGAAATCTTTGCAAGCAATAAAACTTATAAATACTTATGCGCCAAAAACAGAGGCTATTTCGGTCCCGCTTGAAGAAAAATGCATAAAAAGGTTTTCCCTTACTTCAGATTTGATAATAAATGCAACTTCCTTAGGATTAAATAAGAATGATAAACCTGCAATTGGTTCAAAAGCTTTTAGAAAAGATATTATTTTTTATGATATGATTTATAATCCCGGGTTTACATCAACAATGAAAGCCGCAAAACGAGCAGGAGCCAGGGTTTACAACGGACTTGGGATGCTTCTTTATCAGGGTGCAATATCATGGGCGTTCTGGACCGGGAAAAAAGCGCCTATTCTAGTTATGAAGAAAGCTCTGGTAAAAGCAAATTTGAAGAACGAAATAAAAATTTGA